Part of the Candidatus Brocadiaceae bacterium genome, GACAGTTGGCGGAAAGGTGGTGTCTATGGCAACCGAGAAGATCGTTCTGACGGATCAGGACCATGCCCGGTTGTCCGACCTGGCCGTGGAGGTCGGCAGCGCGGCCGACGCTGCGATGGCGCGCGACGCGGACCTCCTGATGGGGGAGCTGGAGCGGGCCCGCAAGGTCCCCTCGGCCCGCGTGCCTGCGGACGTGGTGACGATGAAGTCCACGGTGAGGATCCGCGACCTTGATTCGGATGACACGCTGGTCTGCACGCTCGTGTGGCCCGGGGAGGCGGACTTCACGGAGGGGAAGATCTCCGTTCTGGCGCCGATCGGTCTGGCGCTCCTGGGCAGCCGCGTGGGGCAGACCATCGAGTGGGAGGTGCCCGCAGGCAAGCGGCGGTTCGTG contains:
- the rnk gene encoding nucleoside diphosphate kinase regulator gives rise to the protein MATEKIVLTDQDHARLSDLAVEVGSAADAAMARDADLLMGELERARKVPSARVPADVVTMKSTVRIRDLDSDDTLVCTLVWPGEADFTEGKISVLAPIGLALLGSRVGQTIEWEVPAGKRRFVVEELVHQPEASGEVEL